The following proteins are co-located in the Vidua macroura isolate BioBank_ID:100142 chromosome 1, ASM2450914v1, whole genome shotgun sequence genome:
- the LOC128813212 gene encoding serum paraoxonase/arylesterase 2, translated as MGKLLAVALVGIAAALAAERLLAFRNRLNASREVAPVSLPSCRLIKGIETGSEDIDILPNGLAFISSGLKYPGLKSFAPDKPGEIFLMDLNEDNPRAVELRISRGFDLASFNPHGISTYIDRDDTVYLFVVNHPHQKSTVELFKFVEDDNSLVHLKTIQHDLLTSVNDIVATGPDSFYATNDHYFSDFLLMFLEMFLGLTWSNVVYYSPKEVKEVASGFYSANGINISPDRKYIYIADVLDHNVYVMEKHANWSLTHVKTLQLDTLVDNLSIDPHTGDIWAGCHPNGMKLFYYDPENLPASEVLRIQNILSEKPVVTRVYADNGSVLQGSSVASTYEGKLLIGTVFHRALYCDL; from the exons GAACAGACTCAATGCTTCACGGGAAGTAGCCCCAGTGAGCCTCCCGAGCTGCCGGCTCATTAAAGGGATCG aaacTGGTTCAGAAGACATCGATATACTTCCCAATGGACTGGCTTTCATCAGCTCT GGCTTGAAATATCCAGGCTTAAAGAGCTTTGCTCCAGATAAGCcaggtgaaatatttttgatggATTTGAATGAAGACAATCCCAGAGCAGTGGAACTGAGAATCAGCCGAGGGTTTGATCTGGCTTCGTTTAACCCTCATGGAATCAGCACCTATATAGACAGAG acGACACCGTGTACCTCTTTGTTGTGAACCATCCCCACCAGAAGAGCACAGTAGAATTGTTTAAATTTGTAGAAGATGACAATTCTCTTGTACACCTGAAAACCATTCAACATGACCTTCTGACAAG tgtGAATGATATAGTAGCCACGGGACCAGATAGCTTCTATGCTACCAATGACCACTACTTCTCTGACTTCCTCTTGATGTTCTTAGAAATGTTCTTGGGTTTAACCTGGTCAAATGTTGTTTACTACAGTCCAAAAGAAGTTAAAGAAGTAGCATCTGGGTTTTATTCAGCCAATGGAATTAACATTTCACCTGATAGAAA GTACATCTATATTGCAGATGTATTGGATCACAATGTCTATGTCATGGAAAAACATGCTAACTGGAGTTTAACCCATGTGAAG ACACTGCAGCTGGACACTCTGGTCGATAACTTGTCTATTGACCCTCACACTGGAGACATCTGGGCAGGATGTCATCCCAATGGGATGAAGCTGTTCTACTATGATCCTGAAAATCTTCCTGCATCTGAG GTCCTGCGCATCCAGAACATCCTCTCGGAGAAGCCTGTGGTGACACGTGTCTACGCTGACAAcggctctgtgctgcagggaagtTCAGTGGCGTCCACCTACGAGGGAAAACTGCTCATTGGCACAGTCTTCCACAGAGCCCTCTACTGTGATCTATAG